The following proteins are co-located in the Desulfurococcus amylolyticus Z-533 genome:
- a CDS encoding 50S ribosomal protein L30, whose amino-acid sequence MVKLYAILRIRGQSDTPPDVEYTLKLLRLHKKYHLVIYPAEQPGLEGMLEKVKDWVTWGEINKPTLVKLFKARGRASGGIRITDEYIAKVFAEQGIKDIEGFAEALLEGKLVLHKLENIVKPVFRLHPPRGGFDGSSKKPFNMKGELGYRGEKINELIERML is encoded by the coding sequence ATGGTTAAGCTTTACGCTATCTTAAGAATAAGGGGGCAGTCCGATACACCGCCTGACGTCGAGTACACGCTGAAACTCCTAAGGCTCCATAAGAAATACCACCTAGTAATATATCCAGCAGAACAACCAGGTCTTGAAGGAATGCTTGAAAAAGTGAAGGACTGGGTTACATGGGGTGAGATAAATAAGCCCACGCTAGTAAAACTGTTCAAGGCTCGTGGAAGAGCCTCCGGCGGCATAAGGATAACAGATGAATATATTGCCAAAGTCTTCGCGGAGCAAGGCATTAAAGATATTGAAGGATTCGCGGAGGCATTATTGGAGGGTAAATTAGTGCTCCACAAGCTTGAAAACATTGTAAAACCGGTTTTCAGGCTGCATCCGCCGCGTGGAGGATTCGATGGATCCAGTAAAAAACCCTTCAATATGAAGGGTGAGCTTGGATACCGTGGTGAAAAAATAAATGAATTAATTGAGAGAATGCTATGA
- a CDS encoding 30S ribosomal protein S5, with product MSASAVDKAALEKWVPRTRVGKMVLEGKITSLKEVFDRNLPLLEPEIVDYLLPDLKYERIDTKIVQKMTDAGRRTRFLVVVVIGNENGFVGIGTGKAKQYVDALAKAIRNAKLNITPVRRGCGSWECRCGEPHSVPFTVRGKSGSVEVVLKPAPRGTGLVAGDVAKVVLRLAGLRDVWTESFGETRTTLNFAKAVVNALYNTYRFVTPVDWLKA from the coding sequence GTGTCCGCGAGCGCGGTTGATAAAGCTGCCTTAGAGAAATGGGTTCCCAGGACACGTGTAGGAAAAATGGTTTTAGAGGGTAAGATAACTAGTTTAAAGGAGGTATTCGATAGAAACCTTCCGCTGCTAGAACCGGAGATAGTGGACTACCTCCTACCCGATTTAAAGTATGAGAGGATCGATACCAAGATAGTTCAGAAGATGACTGATGCAGGTAGGAGAACCAGGTTCCTGGTTGTAGTAGTCATCGGTAATGAAAACGGCTTTGTCGGCATTGGGACCGGTAAGGCTAAGCAATACGTTGACGCATTAGCGAAGGCCATAAGGAATGCCAAGCTGAATATCACCCCTGTGAGAAGAGGATGCGGGAGCTGGGAGTGCAGGTGCGGCGAACCCCATAGCGTCCCATTCACAGTCAGGGGTAAAAGCGGTAGTGTAGAAGTGGTATTGAAGCCTGCACCACGTGGAACAGGGCTTGTAGCAGGAGATGTGGCTAAAGTGGTTTTAAGGCTGGCTGGGCTCAGGGACGTGTGGACGGAGAGTTTCGGCGAGACAAGGACGACGCTTAATTTCGCCAAGGCCGTTGTCAACGCATTATATAACACATATAGATTCGTTACACCGGTTGACTGGCTAAAGGCCTGA
- a CDS encoding 50S ribosomal protein L18, producing MAKGPRYKVPRRRRREGKTNYYKRYRMIVSGHPRFIVRKTLNYIWVQVATAKPEGDVIIAAAHSNELRKRFGWKAGTCNTSAAYLTGLLAALRALEKGVEYAVPDIGLHRPVKGALVFAAIKAANDAGLKVPMGGEVAPSEERIRGEHIASYAKILRENGLLEKRFSRYLANGLQPEDLPSHFEEVKNKILEAYKR from the coding sequence ATGGCTAAGGGTCCCCGGTATAAGGTTCCAAGGAGAAGGAGAAGGGAGGGTAAGACTAATTACTACAAGAGATATAGAATGATTGTATCGGGGCATCCCCGTTTCATTGTTAGGAAGACGTTGAACTATATATGGGTGCAGGTAGCCACGGCTAAGCCAGAGGGGGATGTAATCATAGCTGCAGCCCACTCAAACGAGTTAAGGAAGAGATTCGGGTGGAAAGCAGGTACATGTAATACCTCTGCAGCCTATTTAACAGGGTTGCTGGCTGCTTTAAGGGCCCTTGAGAAGGGGGTTGAATACGCTGTACCAGATATAGGGTTACATAGACCCGTTAAAGGGGCATTAGTGTTTGCAGCTATAAAGGCAGCCAACGATGCCGGGCTCAAGGTGCCAATGGGTGGGGAAGTAGCCCCCAGCGAGGAGAGAATCAGGGGCGAGCACATAGCATCATATGCTAAGATACTGAGGGAGAATGGATTGCTTGAGAAAAGGTTTTCAAGGTATCTAGCCAATGGTTTACAGCCAGAGGACCTCCCCTCGCACTTTGAAGAGGTTAAAAACAAGATCTTGGAGGCTTATAAGAGGTGA
- a CDS encoding 50S ribosomal protein L19e, producing the protein MSDLTLQKRLAADLLGVGVSRIRVDPGRIEDIEAAITREDVRRLIKEGAIWVAPKHGIAGYSSKVRHKQRVKGRRRGHGKRKGSKTARLDEKEVWMNKIRKIRRYLRYLRDRKLIDAKTYRRLYMLAKGGYFNSLSSLKLHLKENNILKEVK; encoded by the coding sequence ATGAGTGACCTAACACTCCAGAAAAGATTGGCAGCTGATCTACTTGGCGTGGGTGTGTCGAGGATTAGAGTGGATCCTGGTAGAATAGAGGATATCGAGGCAGCCATAACAAGGGAGGATGTGAGGAGGCTGATCAAGGAGGGGGCTATATGGGTTGCCCCCAAACACGGTATAGCAGGCTATAGCTCCAAGGTTAGGCATAAGCAGAGGGTTAAGGGAAGGAGAAGGGGACATGGTAAGAGGAAGGGGAGTAAGACCGCTAGGCTGGATGAGAAGGAGGTATGGATGAATAAGATAAGGAAGATAAGGAGGTATCTTAGATACCTGAGGGATAGGAAGCTTATCGATGCAAAAACATATAGGAGGCTATATATGCTTGCTAAGGGAGGATACTTTAACTCTCTTTCATCTCTGAAGCTACACCTTAAGGAAAACAATATCTTGAAGGAGGTTAAATAG
- a CDS encoding 50S ribosomal protein L32e, which translates to MSTGLDRLLRLRQEMNKRRPVFLRYLWWKKPKFKNDLKWRKPKGIDNKVKHQLKGYPPLVKIGYRGPSLVRGLHPSGLEPVVINNPRDLEGLDPARYIVYIGGSVGLRKAIELYRIAASKGFKVANPPKTTQLTQGA; encoded by the coding sequence ATGAGCACGGGGCTGGATCGTTTACTCAGGTTAAGACAGGAAATGAATAAGAGGAGGCCGGTTTTCCTCAGGTATCTATGGTGGAAGAAACCGAAGTTCAAGAACGACCTTAAGTGGAGGAAGCCAAAGGGGATAGACAACAAGGTGAAGCACCAGCTTAAAGGATACCCGCCCCTAGTTAAAATAGGATATAGAGGACCGAGCCTGGTCAGGGGGCTCCATCCATCAGGCTTGGAGCCAGTTGTGATTAATAATCCAAGAGACCTCGAGGGACTGGATCCAGCCAGATACATAGTATACATTGGTGGGAGCGTTGGATTAAGGAAGGCTATTGAACTATACAGGATAGCTGCCTCAAAAGGCTTTAAAGTAGCTAATCCACCTAAAACAACACAGTTAACACAGGGTGCTTAA
- a CDS encoding 50S ribosomal protein L6, which yields MVRVFHVAEKVEIPENVTVEVDGLRVTVKGPKGIITRDFSHARGVFIRLEDRVVIVETFVADRKQKALVGTIAAHIRNMITGVVRGYRYKLKIIFSHFPITVSVDEKNKVVRIRNFMGEKSDRIAKIYGNAKVKVSGEDIIIEGVDIEEVGLTAASIERATRVTDRDRRVFMDGIYIYEKGEAL from the coding sequence ATGGTCAGGGTGTTTCATGTCGCTGAGAAAGTAGAGATCCCTGAGAACGTCACTGTTGAAGTGGATGGCTTAAGGGTAACAGTTAAGGGGCCCAAGGGCATTATTACAAGGGACTTCAGTCATGCCAGAGGAGTATTCATAAGGCTTGAGGACAGGGTTGTCATCGTTGAAACATTTGTTGCTGATAGGAAGCAGAAGGCCCTAGTTGGGACGATTGCTGCGCATATACGTAACATGATTACAGGTGTTGTAAGGGGCTACCGCTACAAGTTAAAGATAATATTCTCTCACTTCCCGATCACAGTATCTGTTGATGAGAAGAACAAGGTTGTCAGGATAAGGAATTTCATGGGGGAGAAATCAGATAGGATAGCCAAGATATACGGTAATGCCAAGGTGAAGGTGAGTGGTGAGGATATAATTATTGAGGGAGTCGATATTGAGGAGGTTGGGTTAACGGCTGCATCAATTGAGAGGGCTACTAGGGTCACTGATAGAGATAGACGTGTTTTCATGGATGGAATATATATTTATGAGAAGGGTGAGGCCTTATGA
- a CDS encoding 30S ribosomal protein S8: MVVMDTLANALSAIYNAEIRAKKEVVIWPASKLTLNVLKVLQREGYIGEFEYIDDGRWGKIKIQLLGRINKIGVIKPRYPVKHRELAEFPEWLKRYLPAYNIGVIIVSTPYGVLSHKEAVEKQTGGVLLAYCY; this comes from the coding sequence ATGGTGGTCATGGATACGCTTGCAAATGCTCTTTCAGCAATATATAATGCCGAGATAAGGGCTAAGAAGGAAGTAGTTATATGGCCCGCCTCAAAGCTGACGCTAAACGTCTTAAAGGTCCTCCAAAGGGAGGGCTATATCGGCGAGTTCGAGTACATTGATGATGGTAGATGGGGTAAGATAAAGATACAGTTGCTCGGCAGGATAAATAAGATCGGCGTTATCAAGCCTAGATACCCTGTTAAACACCGCGAGCTCGCCGAGTTCCCTGAGTGGCTTAAGAGATACCTACCAGCATATAATATAGGTGTAATAATAGTGTCAACACCTTATGGTGTCCTCTCTCACAAGGAGGCTGTTGAAAAACAAACCGGTGGGGTATTACTTGCATACTGTTACTAG
- a CDS encoding 30S ribosomal protein S14, whose amino-acid sequence MAKYKPPKIYKHGRGVQVCRRCGSRDAVIQAYGLYLCRQCFREVASVIGFKKYE is encoded by the coding sequence ATGGCTAAGTATAAACCTCCAAAAATATACAAGCACGGGCGTGGGGTACAGGTTTGCAGGAGATGCGGTTCACGTGACGCGGTCATACAGGCTTACGGGCTTTACCTGTGCAGGCAGTGTTTTAGAGAAGTAGCCTCCGTAATAGGCTTCAAGAAATATGAGTAG
- a CDS encoding 50S ribosomal protein L5 has protein sequence MSILTQDVESRILEKWNSNPMLKPFIAKVTVNIGVGTESDRLPKAMKVLEELTGAKPVPRKAKKTIKDFGIKKGDNIAVVVTLRRGKAIEFLRKVFETIGYRVRESSFDDYGNVSIGVKEHIHMPGVRYDPEIGVFGMDVAITIERPGYRVMRRKRARSRVPRRHRVNKLEAMVLLKQLFGVEIVSE, from the coding sequence ATGAGTATCCTCACACAGGATGTTGAAAGCAGGATCCTCGAGAAATGGAATAGTAATCCAATGCTTAAGCCTTTCATAGCTAAGGTAACAGTTAACATAGGTGTAGGTACTGAATCCGATAGGCTTCCAAAGGCTATGAAAGTGCTTGAGGAGTTAACAGGTGCGAAGCCTGTCCCAAGGAAGGCCAAGAAGACCATTAAGGACTTCGGGATCAAGAAGGGCGATAACATAGCCGTTGTAGTCACGTTGAGAAGGGGGAAAGCTATTGAATTCCTGAGGAAAGTATTCGAGACCATAGGGTACAGAGTAAGGGAGTCAAGCTTCGATGACTACGGGAATGTCAGTATAGGCGTTAAGGAACACATACACATGCCTGGTGTAAGATATGATCCAGAGATAGGGGTATTCGGAATGGATGTAGCCATAACTATTGAGAGACCCGGATACAGGGTGATGAGGCGTAAGCGAGCTAGATCCCGTGTACCGAGGAGGCATAGGGTGAACAAGCTGGAGGCAATGGTGCTTTTAAAACAATTATTCGGCGTTGAAATAGTTAGTGAGTAG
- a CDS encoding 30S ribosomal protein S4e encodes MGSMGGSRHLKAINAPRYWPILRKEYRWVVKSSPGPHPISRSLPLLILVRDVLGYAKTGKEARRLIAEGYFKIDGRVRRDYKFPVGVMDVIEIVGVDKYYRVIPVPTRVLGLIEISREEASFKLCRIENKTTVKNGHIQLNLHDGRNVLIRVNDPRNPVEDTYDTLGVLKLSIPVQQILDYVPLKEGVIAIVSGGRNVGRVGKIVSIHKGMRRYRSIVTLEDKQGNKFQTSLDYIFPIGVEKPLIKLPEGAW; translated from the coding sequence ATGGGTAGCATGGGTGGTAGCAGACATTTAAAAGCGATCAACGCGCCTAGGTATTGGCCTATACTTAGGAAGGAGTATAGGTGGGTCGTTAAGTCATCGCCCGGCCCACACCCCATATCTAGGTCGCTTCCACTATTAATCCTTGTCAGAGATGTGCTGGGTTATGCTAAAACAGGTAAGGAGGCTAGGAGGCTCATAGCCGAGGGATACTTTAAGATCGATGGGAGAGTGAGGAGAGATTACAAGTTCCCTGTCGGCGTAATGGATGTAATCGAGATCGTGGGGGTCGATAAATACTACAGGGTCATCCCAGTACCAACCAGGGTACTGGGGTTGATTGAGATATCGAGGGAGGAGGCATCCTTCAAGCTGTGCAGGATAGAGAATAAGACCACGGTGAAGAACGGTCATATACAGTTAAACCTGCATGATGGACGAAACGTGTTAATTAGGGTCAATGATCCAAGAAATCCTGTTGAAGACACGTATGATACACTAGGCGTGTTAAAGTTATCAATACCTGTTCAACAAATCCTCGACTATGTCCCCTTGAAAGAGGGTGTTATAGCGATAGTGTCCGGTGGTAGAAACGTTGGGAGAGTGGGTAAGATTGTATCGATACACAAGGGCATGAGGAGATATAGGAGTATAGTCACGCTTGAAGATAAGCAAGGCAATAAGTTCCAGACTAGCTTGGACTACATATTCCCAATAGGTGTTGAAAAACCATTAATAAAACTGCCTGAGGGTGCATGGTAA
- the rplX gene encoding 50S ribosomal protein L24 yields the protein MPLTNSIKPGKQRKQLALMPLHLRHKLFNAPLSDELRQKLGVKRLPVRQGDTVRIMRGEFKGHEGKVVEVDLKRVRVFIEGVQRKKADGSPVYIPIHPSKVMIIKADLSDKRRLEIIERRKAGTSSEHSQEVA from the coding sequence ATGCCGTTAACAAATTCTATTAAGCCCGGTAAGCAGAGGAAGCAGTTGGCTTTAATGCCCCTCCACCTAAGGCATAAATTATTTAATGCACCACTCTCAGATGAACTGCGTCAGAAACTTGGCGTGAAGAGGTTGCCGGTTAGACAAGGCGATACTGTTAGGATCATGAGGGGGGAGTTTAAAGGGCATGAGGGGAAGGTTGTAGAAGTCGACTTGAAACGCGTCAGGGTGTTCATCGAGGGTGTGCAGAGAAAGAAGGCTGATGGATCGCCGGTTTACATTCCGATTCATCCTAGTAAAGTCATGATTATAAAGGCTGATCTAAGTGATAAAAGAAGGCTTGAGATAATTGAGCGGAGGAAGGCTGGTACTAGTAGTGAGCACAGTCAAGAGGTGGCTTAG
- a CDS encoding 50S ribosomal protein L14: MGAKRAVAGKPAFSRRRVNTGLQVMSIAKAADNSGAKEVMIIGVPGYHGRLRRVPPAGVGDLVVVSVKKGIPEMRKKVFKAIVVRQRRPYKRPDGTWVAFEDNAVVILTPEGTPKGTEIRGPIAREAAERWPQIANLASMIV; this comes from the coding sequence ATGGGTGCAAAGAGAGCTGTAGCCGGTAAACCAGCCTTCTCGAGGCGGAGGGTGAACACTGGCCTCCAAGTGATGTCTATAGCTAAGGCAGCTGATAACAGTGGGGCAAAGGAGGTAATGATCATAGGTGTCCCTGGATACCATGGTAGACTGAGAAGGGTTCCGCCAGCCGGTGTTGGAGACCTAGTTGTCGTGAGCGTTAAGAAGGGTATTCCAGAAATGAGGAAGAAAGTGTTTAAGGCTATAGTGGTGCGTCAAAGGAGACCCTATAAGAGGCCTGATGGTACATGGGTTGCCTTCGAGGATAACGCTGTAGTGATATTGACGCCTGAGGGCACGCCTAAGGGCACGGAGATCAGGGGGCCTATAGCCAGGGAGGCAGCCGAGAGATGGCCCCAGATAGCTAATCTTGCATCAATGATTGTGTGA
- a CDS encoding 30S ribosomal protein S17 has protein sequence MSQSRVNNIGITGINPPEKICNDPKCPWHGRLKVRGVILTGVVAKKKMQRTVVVRHEYLHYVKKYMRYEKRHRNIHAHLPPCIDVKEGDTVVIGETRSLAKTVAFVVLGVIKRGGE, from the coding sequence ATGAGTCAGAGCAGGGTTAATAACATAGGTATAACGGGTATTAATCCCCCCGAGAAAATATGTAATGACCCCAAGTGCCCCTGGCATGGAAGACTTAAGGTTAGGGGAGTAATTTTAACAGGTGTTGTAGCCAAGAAGAAGATGCAAAGGACTGTTGTTGTTAGACATGAGTACTTACACTACGTGAAGAAATACATGAGATATGAGAAACGCCATAGGAACATACATGCCCACCTACCTCCATGCATAGATGTTAAAGAAGGCGATACAGTAGTGATCGGTGAAACACGTTCCCTCGCAAAAACAGTTGCCTTTGTAGTCCTAGGAGTGATCAAACGAGGTGGTGAGTGA
- a CDS encoding ribonuclease P protein component 1 encodes MRVNSRNIAYHELIGLEVRILQYPDPSLVGLKGKVVDETLKTLVIETPSGRRVRIFKFNSILEFMLPDGEAVVIKGSTIIGRPWDRLKMVSR; translated from the coding sequence ATGAGGGTGAATAGTAGGAACATTGCCTACCATGAGCTCATAGGACTGGAGGTCAGGATCCTACAGTATCCTGATCCATCGCTTGTGGGGTTGAAGGGTAAGGTGGTTGATGAGACGTTGAAAACCCTTGTTATTGAGACTCCATCTGGTAGAAGGGTGAGGATTTTTAAGTTCAACAGTATACTCGAGTTCATGCTCCCTGACGGGGAAGCCGTGGTTATTAAAGGGTCTACGATTATTGGTAGACCCTGGGATAGATTGAAAATGGTTTCGAGGTAG
- the rpmC gene encoding 50S ribosomal protein L29, protein MVVKASEIRRMAPEERLRKLNELRLELVKLRLQAKMGTLTNTARIRNVRRDIARILTVINEEGGVSVSEASTTSGETGSEGQAS, encoded by the coding sequence GTGGTAGTGAAGGCAAGTGAGATAAGGAGGATGGCCCCGGAGGAGAGGCTTAGGAAACTAAATGAATTAAGGCTAGAGCTGGTTAAGCTAAGGCTCCAGGCTAAAATGGGTACTCTGACAAATACTGCTAGAATACGGAATGTGAGGCGCGATATCGCGAGGATATTAACGGTGATCAATGAGGAAGGTGGTGTATCCGTGAGCGAGGCAAGCACTACTAGTGGAGAAACTGGTTCAGAGGGTCAGGCGTCATGA
- a CDS encoding 30S ribosomal protein S3: MVGPRVKSYFLEYGLKKLMIDEFLAHYFKDAGYADVELYRTPTGYRVVIHAEYPGRLIGRGGSVIKKLSTILQNKFGLDNVNITISPVIDPDLNARVVAFRIVRALEKEIPFRRVMMYMLKRVMDAGAIGAEIIISGKLRGERATYEKLKAGKVYKAGEPVEYMVDRAVVKALLKPGIFGVEVVIVKPGIRMPDHVEIKTLKPEELEALKPAKTTEGGGSEGK; encoded by the coding sequence ATGGTCGGGCCCCGGGTTAAATCATACTTCCTTGAATACGGGTTGAAGAAACTAATGATCGATGAGTTTCTAGCACACTACTTCAAGGATGCAGGATACGCTGATGTAGAGTTATATAGGACTCCAACGGGCTATCGTGTAGTCATACATGCTGAGTACCCTGGTAGACTAATAGGTAGGGGAGGTAGCGTTATAAAGAAGCTGTCCACGATACTCCAGAATAAATTTGGCCTCGACAATGTTAACATAACGATATCGCCTGTAATAGACCCTGATTTAAACGCTAGGGTGGTGGCATTCAGAATTGTTAGAGCACTGGAGAAAGAGATACCTTTCCGCCGGGTAATGATGTATATGCTTAAAAGGGTGATGGATGCTGGTGCAATTGGTGCCGAGATCATTATAAGCGGTAAGCTGAGGGGCGAAAGGGCAACATATGAGAAGCTCAAGGCCGGGAAAGTGTATAAGGCTGGTGAGCCAGTGGAATACATGGTTGACAGGGCAGTAGTCAAAGCGCTCTTAAAGCCTGGTATATTCGGTGTTGAAGTCGTCATTGTTAAACCAGGTATAAGGATGCCCGACCACGTTGAGATAAAGACCCTGAAACCCGAGGAACTGGAGGCTTTAAAGCCAGCTAAGACAACAGAGGGTGGTGGTAGTGAAGGCAAGTGA
- a CDS encoding 50S ribosomal protein L22, giving the protein MPTWHYSVKLEDESKIAKAVRYDIPVSIKYMREIAYTLKGMKLSEAIKFLEDVVKMKQAVPFRRYHGKLSHKKGLADRFKWPIGRYPVKGARYTLEVLRNVEANAENKGLDKDKLVIIHIAAHKGITLKRYMPRAFGRATPKFRRMSNLEVIVKEVG; this is encoded by the coding sequence ATGCCTACATGGCATTACTCTGTAAAACTCGAGGATGAATCAAAAATCGCTAAGGCAGTCAGGTATGATATACCTGTCTCGATAAAATATATGCGTGAAATAGCTTACACGCTTAAAGGAATGAAGTTGAGCGAGGCCATCAAGTTCCTCGAAGACGTCGTGAAAATGAAGCAGGCTGTCCCATTCAGAAGGTATCATGGAAAGCTGAGCCATAAGAAGGGTTTAGCTGATAGGTTTAAGTGGCCTATTGGCAGATACCCTGTTAAGGGGGCTAGATATACTTTGGAAGTCCTCAGGAATGTTGAGGCTAATGCTGAAAACAAGGGGCTTGATAAGGATAAACTGGTGATAATCCATATAGCGGCCCATAAAGGGATCACGTTAAAGAGGTATATGCCGCGTGCTTTCGGTCGGGCCACTCCTAAGTTCCGTAGAATGAGTAACCTGGAGGTTATCGTTAAGGAGGTTGGCTAA
- a CDS encoding 30S ribosomal protein S19 produces the protein MMDLAVNLQDLPVEWRKFKYRGKSLEELLNMSMDELVMLLPARQRRSLKRGLTKAQIKLLAKIRKIARNPELARKAVIKTHVRDMVVLPEMVGLTIAVYNGKEFIPVKITPEMIGHYLGEFSPTTKKVTHGEPGLKATRASRFVAMK, from the coding sequence ATGATGGATTTGGCGGTGAATTTACAGGATCTCCCGGTGGAATGGAGGAAGTTCAAGTATAGAGGTAAGAGCCTTGAGGAACTCTTAAATATGTCGATGGATGAACTCGTGATGTTGCTACCGGCTAGGCAGAGAAGAAGCTTGAAAAGAGGTTTAACAAAGGCCCAGATAAAGCTGCTTGCGAAGATAAGGAAGATAGCCAGGAACCCTGAGCTAGCTAGGAAAGCCGTGATAAAGACGCATGTAAGGGATATGGTGGTTCTACCGGAGATGGTGGGGTTGACGATTGCTGTGTATAACGGGAAAGAGTTTATCCCAGTTAAAATCACGCCGGAGATGATAGGCCATTACCTTGGTGAGTTCAGTCCCACTACCAAGAAGGTTACTCATGGTGAGCCAGGACTTAAGGCTACGAGGGCAAGTCGCTTCGTAGCCATGAAGTAG